A section of the Candidatus Binatia bacterium genome encodes:
- a CDS encoding kinase: MIRLMQRSEVEHQPVRQGQAQERLPEFLRAMLDPAFYPHRPAWVRLVQTHISYVVLAPPRVYKIKKPVRFRFLDFSTRELRRRFCEEEIRLNRRLAPWVYRRVVAIVRERSGFTLAELAGAANPEDYAVEMEYLPDDLRLDCLLQADRVAPELIDEITRVLVLFHRSAATGPAIARFGAPEELAATWEENFADTKPMRGDLILPHDDDQIQSFVESFLRRHDTMLRRRQAEDRIRDVHGDLHADHVYATHPPAIIDCIEFSERLRSCDIVSDVAFLAVDFDFYGRADLRDRFLVAYNTAMQDHDFPHLLPFYKCYRAYVRGKVEGLKSLEPDVPEAERNRARAIAKRRFTLAYRYTWEPLRAVIAVAGLSGTGKSTLSSLLAERTGFEWFRSDVVRKELAGLACSQKSPAAYREGIYSPELTEKTYFELYKRAVYAFDRGTGSIIDATFLKRHQRDSLRALAERYRAPVLFVWCTCPEDIIRQRLQSRAATPSEVSDADWAVFVRQRDEQETPAPDETDVMFADTRGEPIEVAVQVEDTLRPRAVPVPLVSPLAPRLPPPFP, from the coding sequence ATGATACGGCTCATGCAACGATCCGAGGTGGAACACCAACCCGTGCGACAGGGGCAAGCACAGGAGCGGCTCCCAGAATTTCTCCGCGCCATGCTGGACCCTGCGTTCTATCCCCACCGCCCCGCGTGGGTCCGACTGGTACAAACCCACATTTCCTACGTCGTCCTCGCCCCACCCCGCGTGTACAAAATCAAGAAACCCGTTCGCTTCCGCTTTCTCGATTTTTCCACCCGTGAGTTGCGCCGCCGGTTTTGCGAGGAGGAAATCCGGCTCAATCGGAGGCTGGCCCCGTGGGTCTACCGCCGTGTCGTCGCTATCGTTCGGGAGCGCAGTGGTTTCACACTCGCGGAACTTGCCGGTGCCGCAAACCCCGAAGACTATGCCGTGGAGATGGAATACCTCCCCGACGACTTGCGCCTCGACTGCTTGCTCCAAGCCGACCGCGTCGCGCCGGAGCTCATCGATGAAATCACCCGCGTGCTTGTGCTCTTCCACCGCAGCGCGGCAACGGGCCCTGCGATCGCACGGTTCGGCGCGCCCGAAGAATTGGCAGCCACTTGGGAAGAAAACTTCGCCGATACCAAGCCCATGCGCGGCGACCTAATCCTGCCCCACGACGACGACCAAATTCAGTCGTTCGTCGAATCCTTCTTGCGCCGGCACGACACCATGCTGCGCCGCCGCCAGGCCGAAGACCGCATTCGCGACGTTCACGGCGATCTTCATGCGGACCACGTTTACGCCACTCATCCACCTGCCATCATTGACTGTATCGAGTTCAGCGAACGCTTGCGAAGCTGCGACATCGTCTCGGACGTCGCCTTCCTGGCCGTGGACTTCGACTTTTACGGACGGGCTGACCTGCGCGACCGTTTCTTGGTCGCTTACAACACGGCGATGCAGGACCACGATTTTCCTCACTTGCTACCCTTTTACAAGTGTTACCGGGCATACGTGCGCGGCAAGGTCGAGGGCCTGAAAAGCCTGGAACCCGACGTGCCCGAAGCCGAGCGCAACCGCGCTCGCGCGATTGCCAAACGCCGCTTTACCCTCGCTTACCGGTACACGTGGGAGCCGCTGAGAGCTGTGATCGCTGTTGCCGGACTCAGCGGTACGGGAAAATCCACGCTCTCGAGCCTACTGGCGGAACGCACCGGCTTCGAATGGTTCCGCTCCGACGTCGTGCGCAAGGAGCTTGCAGGTCTGGCCTGCTCGCAGAAAAGCCCAGCCGCGTACCGCGAAGGCATTTATTCTCCCGAATTGACGGAGAAGACGTACTTCGAACTCTACAAGCGCGCGGTGTACGCCTTCGACCGTGGCACCGGCTCGATCATTGACGCCACCTTCCTCAAACGCCACCAGCGCGATTCCTTGCGAGCGCTGGCCGAGCGTTATCGGGCTCCGGTGCTGTTCGTTTGGTGCACTTGTCCCGAGGACATCATTCGCCAGCGCTTGCAAAGCCGCGCCGCCACCCCGAGCGAGGTCTCGGATGCGGATTGGGCCGTGTTTGTCCGGCAGCGCGACGAACAAGAAACTCCGGCGCCCGACGAGACCGACGTGATGTTCGCGGACACCCGCGGCGAGCCCATCGAGGTCGCTGTCCAGGTGGAGGACACCCTGCGCCCACGAGCTGTGCCTGTACCTTTGGTGTCCCCTCTCGCTCCCAGACTTCCCCCGCCGTTCCCATAA
- a CDS encoding thioredoxin domain-containing protein, protein MAKHTNRLAKETSPYLRQHAHNPVDWYPWGPEAFERARQEDKPILLSIGYSACHWCHVMERESFEDQETARLMNELFVNIKVDREERPDVDHIYMTAVQLLTGRGGWPLTVFLLPDGRPFYGGTYFPPEDRHGLPAFRRVLLAVAQTYKEKRADVLQTAQQLVEALRRVESPDASGGGRDRSLLDHAASRLGSLYDPRYGGLEPAPKFPNTSVFEFFLEYFMLSGDVRYRDMAVHTLENMARGGIYDQLGGGFHRYSVDERWLVPHFEKMLYDNALLVQLYLHAFQAVERPLFARVARETLEYMLRELRSPEGGFYSAQDADSEGEEGKFYVWTREEVMNLLGPEVGELACRYWGVSEVGNFEHGRNVLHVTLEVEQLAKLYDRPVDEVARALERAKRELFAARSRRVPPQRDDKILTAWNGMAVSALALAAEVFEDARYATAVRETLAFVEERLWPPSGLLSTYAEGVAKYTAHLDDVAFLLTAYLDAFEALQDAGYLVRAQTLADELLEHFWDHERAGFFFTSDRHEPLIVRSKPAFDGSVPSGNSMACRALLRLGHLTGKDVYQQRGRALLDAYAATMRAQPSGFAHMLSAAAFDFVQPCEVVIVEAQRNQGAALTRAVRRRYVPYRVLIVAWPGDGKEHLPLVQRKSPPASSGAVAYVCKGLTCSAPVAEPGDLDALLPRPGQLV, encoded by the coding sequence ATGGCAAAGCACACCAACCGCTTGGCGAAAGAAACCAGCCCGTACTTGCGGCAGCACGCGCACAATCCGGTGGACTGGTATCCCTGGGGACCCGAGGCATTCGAACGCGCGCGACAGGAAGACAAACCAATCCTGCTCAGCATCGGGTATTCCGCGTGCCATTGGTGTCACGTGATGGAGCGCGAGTCCTTCGAAGACCAAGAGACCGCGCGGCTGATGAACGAACTGTTCGTGAACATCAAGGTAGATCGGGAAGAGCGGCCGGACGTCGACCACATTTACATGACCGCCGTGCAGCTCCTCACCGGTCGCGGCGGCTGGCCACTGACGGTCTTTTTACTGCCCGATGGCCGTCCGTTTTATGGTGGCACGTACTTTCCACCGGAGGATCGCCATGGCTTGCCCGCATTCCGCCGGGTTTTGCTGGCGGTTGCACAAACGTACAAGGAGAAACGAGCAGACGTTCTCCAGACCGCCCAGCAACTGGTCGAGGCCTTGCGCCGCGTGGAAAGCCCGGATGCCAGTGGCGGCGGTAGAGATCGCTCGTTGCTGGATCATGCAGCGTCGCGGCTCGGCTCGCTCTACGATCCGCGGTACGGCGGGCTCGAGCCGGCGCCGAAGTTTCCCAATACTTCAGTGTTCGAGTTCTTTCTCGAGTATTTCATGTTGAGCGGCGACGTGCGTTACCGCGACATGGCCGTGCACACCTTGGAAAACATGGCTCGGGGCGGAATCTACGACCAGCTCGGCGGCGGATTTCACCGCTACTCGGTGGACGAGCGCTGGCTCGTGCCTCACTTCGAGAAGATGTTGTACGACAATGCCTTGCTGGTGCAGTTGTACTTGCATGCTTTTCAGGCCGTGGAACGCCCACTGTTCGCGCGGGTAGCACGCGAGACGTTGGAATACATGCTGCGGGAACTGCGGTCTCCGGAGGGTGGCTTTTATTCCGCGCAGGACGCCGACAGCGAGGGCGAGGAAGGGAAATTTTACGTTTGGACCCGTGAAGAAGTGATGAACCTCCTCGGTCCCGAGGTCGGGGAACTCGCCTGCCGCTACTGGGGCGTCAGCGAGGTCGGCAATTTCGAGCACGGGCGCAACGTGTTGCACGTCACCTTGGAGGTGGAACAACTGGCCAAGCTTTACGATCGGCCCGTGGATGAAGTCGCCCGCGCGCTCGAACGGGCCAAACGCGAGCTGTTTGCAGCGCGGTCTCGCCGCGTGCCGCCCCAGCGCGACGACAAAATCCTCACGGCGTGGAACGGGATGGCCGTGTCGGCTTTGGCCTTGGCGGCCGAGGTGTTCGAGGACGCGCGTTACGCCACCGCCGTGCGCGAGACCTTGGCTTTTGTCGAAGAGCGGCTGTGGCCGCCATCGGGCTTGCTGAGCACTTACGCCGAGGGTGTGGCCAAATACACGGCGCACCTGGACGACGTCGCTTTTCTCCTCACTGCCTACCTCGATGCATTCGAGGCTTTGCAGGACGCCGGCTACCTCGTGCGTGCGCAAACGCTGGCCGACGAGCTACTGGAACATTTCTGGGATCACGAACGTGCGGGCTTTTTCTTCACGAGCGATCGTCACGAGCCTTTGATCGTTCGCAGTAAGCCGGCGTTCGATGGCTCTGTGCCTTCGGGAAACTCCATGGCGTGTCGCGCGTTGCTTCGCCTGGGCCACCTCACGGGCAAGGATGTGTACCAGCAGCGAGGGCGGGCGCTACTGGACGCCTATGCTGCAACCATGCGCGCGCAGCCTTCGGGCTTTGCCCACATGCTGAGTGCTGCGGCTTTCGATTTCGTGCAGCCGTGCGAGGTGGTGATCGTCGAAGCGCAAAGGAACCAGGGAGCCGCACTCACCCGCGCCGTGCGCCGGCGATACGTTCCATACCGCGTGCTCATCGTCGCATGGCCTGGCGATGGAAAAGAACATTTGCCGCTCGTGCAGAGGAAGTCTCCGCCCGCATCATCGGGGGCCGTCGCTTACGTGTGCAAGGGGTTGACTTGTTCAGCGCCGGTGGCGGAACCTGGAGATCTCGACGCTCTCCTGCCGCGCCCAGGCCAGCTTGTATAA
- a CDS encoding polynucleotide adenylyltransferase: MSEKERAAREIAARLRQAGYTALLAGGCVRDLLLGREPKDFDVATNAPAERVQQIFRRTIPVGAQFGVVLVTDYGPPIEVATFRTDEAYLDGRRPSRVRFATPELDARRRDFTINGMFLDPETNRVIDFVGGQEDLARKVIRAIGDPAERIAEDRLRMLRAVRFAAVLGFDIEPATLQAIRANAATITDIAWERIGDEIVRMLTEGSRGAARRAFELLDATDLLVHLLPEVAAMKGVEQSPDYHPEGDVWTHTLLVIEQLDHAAPTLALGALLHDVAKPVTQARHDHRITFYGHCERGAEMAVAICQRLRRSRETWERVAFLVREHLRHIHAREMRPSTLKRFLAQEGIEELLELVRMDILASNGNLDTYEFCRAKLAELRSQGNLPPPLLKGRDLLAAGYAPGPQIGEILRSVRDLQLDGQLHTREEALAWVSEHYPPATS; this comes from the coding sequence GTGTCGGAAAAAGAACGCGCCGCGCGCGAGATTGCCGCACGGTTACGCCAAGCTGGGTACACTGCGCTCCTGGCTGGGGGGTGTGTGCGCGACTTACTCCTCGGGCGTGAGCCCAAAGACTTCGATGTCGCGACAAACGCACCGGCGGAGCGGGTGCAACAGATCTTCCGGCGAACCATCCCGGTCGGCGCGCAGTTCGGCGTCGTGCTCGTCACGGATTACGGCCCGCCCATCGAGGTCGCCACGTTTCGAACCGACGAAGCCTACCTCGACGGCCGTCGCCCTTCCCGCGTGCGATTCGCGACACCCGAGCTGGATGCCCGGCGCCGCGACTTTACGATCAACGGCATGTTCTTGGATCCGGAAACCAACCGCGTCATTGACTTCGTGGGAGGGCAGGAAGACCTCGCCCGCAAAGTCATTCGGGCCATCGGCGATCCGGCAGAGCGGATTGCCGAAGACCGCCTGCGCATGCTGCGCGCCGTCCGCTTTGCCGCCGTGCTGGGCTTCGACATCGAGCCGGCCACCTTGCAAGCCATTCGAGCCAATGCGGCAACGATCACGGACATCGCCTGGGAACGGATCGGCGACGAAATTGTCCGCATGCTCACGGAAGGCAGTCGCGGCGCGGCGCGGCGTGCCTTCGAGCTTCTCGATGCCACGGACTTGCTGGTGCACCTGCTCCCAGAAGTGGCGGCCATGAAAGGCGTCGAGCAGTCTCCGGACTACCACCCCGAGGGTGACGTGTGGACCCACACTCTGCTCGTCATCGAGCAGCTCGATCACGCCGCGCCGACGCTCGCGCTGGGCGCTTTGCTCCACGACGTGGCCAAGCCAGTGACGCAGGCCCGGCACGACCACAGGATCACCTTCTACGGCCACTGCGAGCGCGGCGCAGAAATGGCCGTGGCAATCTGCCAGCGCTTGCGCCGCAGTCGCGAAACCTGGGAGCGTGTCGCCTTTCTCGTTCGCGAACACCTGCGCCACATTCACGCTCGCGAGATGCGCCCGAGCACCCTCAAGCGCTTTTTGGCGCAAGAGGGAATCGAGGAATTACTGGAACTGGTGCGCATGGACATCCTTGCTTCCAACGGCAACCTGGACACGTACGAGTTTTGCCGGGCGAAACTTGCCGAACTCCGCAGCCAGGGCAACCTTCCACCGCCGCTCCTCAAAGGCCGCGATCTGCTCGCTGCCGGGTATGCACCCGGACCCCAAATCGGCGAGATCCTCCGCAGTGTGCGCGACTTGCAGCTCGACGGCCAGTTGCACACGCGCGAGGAAGCACTGGCGTGGGTATCCGAACACTATCCGCCGGCGACGTCCTAA
- a CDS encoding CoA transferase, giving the protein MPMPLEGIRVIDWTIWQQGPVASVMLGDLGAEVIKIEQRESGDPGRGILKMSGIDLSDRPNFYFEANNRNKLGMAIDLKKPEGREIVYRLVEKADVFVQNFRLGVAERLGLGYEDLAQRNPRLIYASATGYGPKGPEAEDPSFDQMGLARSGFMYAVGEPDMPPLQVAGGIADQMGAIMLAYGVLAALVARERFGVGQKVDASHLGSMIWLQGLSVSSRAMMGFAIPRLPRKYAANPLWNHYRCQDGLWICLGMLQPDRYWADFVRALGHPELATDPRFADLRVRAAHAAEAVEILDQIFATRPRAEWLEILRNGGDFIFTVVNSVDDLPDDPQVVANDYITPFEHPRFGATKVVGIPVQLSATPGAIRLPAPEFGQHTEQILTSLLGYSWEEVAALKEREVI; this is encoded by the coding sequence ATGCCGATGCCGTTAGAAGGAATTCGAGTCATTGACTGGACGATTTGGCAACAGGGTCCGGTGGCTTCCGTGATGTTGGGGGATCTGGGTGCAGAGGTGATCAAGATCGAACAACGGGAAAGCGGCGATCCGGGGCGAGGGATCCTGAAGATGAGCGGGATTGACCTCAGTGACCGGCCCAACTTTTACTTCGAAGCCAACAACCGCAACAAGCTGGGAATGGCGATAGACCTCAAGAAGCCAGAGGGGCGTGAGATCGTCTACCGGCTCGTCGAAAAGGCCGATGTGTTCGTTCAGAATTTCCGCTTGGGTGTCGCCGAGCGTTTGGGCCTGGGCTACGAAGACCTCGCGCAACGCAATCCCCGGCTGATTTACGCGAGCGCGACGGGTTATGGCCCCAAGGGTCCGGAGGCGGAAGATCCCTCGTTCGACCAAATGGGCTTAGCGCGCTCCGGATTTATGTACGCCGTGGGCGAGCCGGACATGCCCCCCCTGCAAGTCGCCGGCGGCATTGCCGATCAAATGGGCGCGATTATGCTGGCCTACGGGGTGTTAGCTGCGCTGGTGGCGCGCGAACGATTTGGGGTGGGGCAGAAAGTGGACGCTTCGCACCTGGGTAGCATGATTTGGCTGCAAGGCCTTTCTGTGTCTTCTCGCGCCATGATGGGATTCGCCATTCCCCGCTTGCCCCGGAAGTACGCCGCCAATCCGCTGTGGAATCATTACCGGTGCCAGGACGGGCTGTGGATTTGCCTCGGGATGCTACAGCCCGACCGTTACTGGGCGGATTTCGTGCGGGCGCTCGGCCACCCGGAACTGGCTACCGATCCGCGTTTTGCCGACTTGCGCGTGCGCGCCGCCCATGCGGCCGAAGCGGTGGAAATTCTCGACCAAATTTTTGCTACCCGCCCGCGCGCGGAATGGCTGGAGATCCTACGGAACGGGGGCGACTTTATCTTCACCGTGGTGAACTCGGTGGACGATTTGCCGGACGACCCACAGGTAGTCGCGAACGACTACATCACGCCGTTCGAACACCCGCGTTTCGGCGCGACCAAAGTGGTGGGTATTCCCGTTCAGCTCAGCGCCACGCCTGGCGCAATTCGCCTGCCGGCGCCAGAGTTCGGGCAGCATACCGAACAAATTCTGACGAGCCTCCTTGGCTATTCTTGGGAAGAGGTTGCGGCGCTCAAAGAGCGCGAGGTGATTTAG
- a CDS encoding cytochrome-c oxidase — MASHVVPTRVYFVIFLSLMVLTAVTVAVAYVDLGVFNNVVALGIACTKASLVILYFMHVRYSDHLVKLSILIGILFLAILFGFTLADPLTREWIRPIQYLW; from the coding sequence ATGGCGTCGCACGTGGTGCCCACTCGCGTTTACTTCGTCATTTTCCTCTCTTTGATGGTACTGACTGCGGTCACCGTTGCCGTCGCCTATGTCGACCTCGGCGTGTTCAATAACGTCGTTGCCTTGGGAATTGCCTGTACGAAAGCTTCACTCGTGATCCTGTACTTCATGCATGTGCGCTACAGTGACCACCTAGTGAAGCTATCGATCCTGATCGGAATTCTTTTCCTGGCGATCTTGTTCGGCTTCACTTTGGCGGATCCACTGACACGCGAGTGGATTCGTCCGATCCAGTATCTTTGGTAG
- the cyoC gene encoding cytochrome c oxidase subunit III, producing the protein MASSATAAVAAGHTHAHVQHQFDDAEQQYSAAVLGMWAFLIQEIMFFGGLFLAYALYRSSYPEAFAHASHHLDVTLGAFNTAVLIASSLTMALAVHAAQTGHRAQLILFLFLTLALGSTFLGVKAIEYSHKWHEGLVPGLQWHVDAPDARQQLIFFSLYFAMTGMHALHMVVGAIGLIVLLLFALQGKYTAEYNTPVEMFGLYWHFVDIVWIFLFPLLYLFAHH; encoded by the coding sequence TTGGCTAGCTCCGCAACCGCTGCTGTGGCGGCCGGCCACACACACGCGCACGTTCAGCATCAGTTCGACGATGCCGAGCAGCAGTACAGTGCTGCGGTGCTCGGCATGTGGGCGTTCCTCATCCAGGAGATCATGTTTTTTGGCGGGCTGTTTCTCGCCTACGCCCTGTATCGGTCTTCGTATCCCGAGGCGTTCGCCCACGCGAGCCACCACCTGGATGTAACCTTGGGCGCTTTCAACACCGCTGTGCTCATTGCTTCGAGCCTCACGATGGCCTTGGCCGTCCACGCCGCTCAAACGGGGCACCGCGCGCAACTGATTTTGTTCCTGTTCCTCACGCTGGCGCTGGGATCGACGTTTCTGGGCGTGAAAGCCATCGAGTATAGTCACAAGTGGCACGAGGGGTTGGTTCCGGGCTTGCAGTGGCACGTGGACGCACCCGATGCACGGCAGCAGTTGATCTTTTTCTCGTTGTACTTCGCGATGACCGGCATGCATGCGCTGCACATGGTCGTTGGGGCTATTGGTTTGATCGTGCTTTTATTGTTTGCCCTGCAAGGGAAATACACCGCGGAGTACAACACTCCGGTGGAGATGTTCGGCCTGTACTGGCACTTCGTGGATATTGTGTGGATCTTCTTGTTCCCGCTGTTGTACCTGTTTGCCCACCATTGA
- a CDS encoding cytochrome c oxidase subunit 1, with amino-acid sequence MNGVETRTNYLNAEYGLLSWLLTRDHKRIAILYLVSVTIMFAIGGLFAAAVRLELLTPQGDLLAADTYNKMFSMHGIIMVFFFLLPAIPATLGNFLIPMMIGARDLAFPRINLLSWYLYVIGALFTLYAMVTGGVDTGWTFYTPFSTTASNTNVVPTAIGIFINGFSGILTGLNFIVTIHRMRAPGLTWFRLPLFVWAHYATSLIQVLGTPVLAITLVMVALERAFHFGIFDPAYGGDPLLFQHLFWFYSHPAVYIMILPAMGVISELVTCFSRKSIFGYSFVALSSVAIAVLGFLVWAHHMFVTGMSVYAAMIFSFISFGVAIPSAVKVFNWTATLYKGSISYSAPMLYALGFIGLFTIGGLTGLFLATLGVDVHVTDTYFVVAHFHYVMVGGTIMAYLGGLHFWWPKITGRLYPEIWARISAAIVFLGFNLTFFPQFILGYLGMPRRYHVYPDEFQVLNVLSTAGASILGVGYLLPFIYLGWSMRYGALAPANPWGATGLEWETPSPPPTENFETPPVVTRPAYAYDLEEVTVG; translated from the coding sequence ATGAACGGCGTGGAAACTCGCACCAATTACCTGAACGCAGAGTACGGTTTGCTTTCGTGGCTGCTCACGCGCGACCACAAACGCATTGCGATCTTGTACCTGGTCTCGGTCACGATCATGTTCGCCATTGGCGGCTTGTTCGCGGCCGCCGTGCGTTTGGAGTTACTCACCCCGCAAGGCGATCTGCTGGCGGCGGACACCTACAACAAGATGTTCTCCATGCACGGCATCATCATGGTGTTTTTCTTCCTGTTGCCTGCGATACCGGCTACGCTGGGCAACTTCCTCATTCCCATGATGATTGGCGCCCGCGATCTCGCCTTCCCCCGCATCAACTTGCTGAGCTGGTACCTGTACGTGATCGGGGCTCTGTTCACCTTGTACGCGATGGTGACCGGAGGCGTGGATACGGGCTGGACATTCTACACTCCGTTCAGCACCACCGCCTCGAATACCAATGTGGTGCCCACGGCAATCGGCATCTTCATCAATGGCTTTTCCGGGATCCTTACTGGCTTGAACTTCATTGTCACGATTCACCGCATGCGCGCGCCGGGGCTGACGTGGTTCCGCTTGCCCCTGTTCGTATGGGCGCATTATGCCACGAGCTTGATCCAAGTGCTGGGCACGCCGGTGCTGGCCATCACCCTCGTCATGGTGGCGTTGGAGCGTGCCTTTCACTTCGGCATCTTCGATCCGGCGTACGGGGGCGATCCGCTCCTGTTCCAGCACCTGTTTTGGTTTTACTCGCACCCGGCGGTGTACATCATGATCTTGCCTGCCATGGGCGTGATCAGCGAGCTGGTCACCTGCTTCTCGCGCAAGAGCATTTTTGGCTACAGCTTTGTGGCGCTGTCGTCGGTGGCCATTGCGGTGTTGGGCTTCCTCGTTTGGGCGCACCACATGTTCGTTACCGGGATGTCGGTATACGCCGCAATGATCTTTTCGTTCATTAGCTTCGGGGTGGCTATTCCGTCGGCGGTGAAGGTCTTCAATTGGACCGCCACTCTGTACAAAGGCTCGATCTCGTACTCGGCCCCTATGCTGTACGCGCTGGGGTTCATCGGACTGTTTACGATCGGGGGACTGACGGGGTTATTTTTGGCAACCCTGGGTGTAGACGTGCACGTGACCGACACGTACTTCGTCGTCGCGCACTTCCACTACGTGATGGTGGGCGGCACGATCATGGCGTACCTGGGGGGCCTCCATTTTTGGTGGCCGAAGATCACGGGCCGGCTGTATCCGGAAATTTGGGCACGGATTTCGGCAGCCATCGTGTTCTTGGGATTCAACCTGACGTTCTTTCCGCAATTCATCTTGGGTTACTTGGGAATGCCGCGACGCTACCACGTGTACCCGGACGAATTCCAAGTACTCAACGTGCTTTCCACTGCGGGCGCTTCCATTCTCGGAGTGGGCTACTTGTTGCCGTTTATTTACCTTGGGTGGTCCATGCGGTACGGGGCACTGGCACCAGCGAATCCGTGGGGTGCCACTGGCCTGGAGTGGGAGACACCGTCGCCCCCGCCCACCGAAAACTTCGAGACCCCGCCGGTCGTGACTCGTCCGGCCTATGCTTACGACTTAGAGGAGGTCACCGTTGGCTAG
- a CDS encoding cytochrome c oxidase subunit 2: MASNFALFPERASTVAGEVDALYLFLVAVSGFFAVLIAALVVVFAIKYRRRAEDERPQAIHGSLALELAWTIIPFGLAMVMFFWGAKVYITLAVPPPNAMEVFVVGKQWMWKLQHLEGKREINELHVPVGQPIKLTMTSEDVIHSFYVPAFRIKQDAIPGRYTTAWFEPTKVGTYHLFCAEYCGTEHAKMIGRIVVMEPAEYQAWLAGTATTAVAAVPAAKPEDQQAAMAAAGAELFQKLGCVSCHRAQAGALGPSLAGLFGHNVALQDGSTVVADEDYIRESILNPQAKIVAGYQPIMPTFKGLVNEEQLMQLIAYIKTGKAGTETQ; encoded by the coding sequence ATGGCTTCGAACTTTGCTTTATTCCCGGAACGTGCGTCGACCGTAGCTGGCGAAGTGGACGCGTTGTACCTGTTTCTGGTGGCGGTGAGCGGGTTTTTCGCCGTGCTCATTGCTGCGCTCGTGGTGGTGTTTGCGATCAAGTACCGCCGGCGTGCCGAGGACGAGCGCCCGCAGGCCATTCACGGTTCGCTGGCTTTGGAGTTGGCGTGGACCATCATTCCATTTGGTCTGGCGATGGTGATGTTCTTCTGGGGAGCGAAGGTGTACATCACGTTGGCGGTGCCGCCGCCCAACGCCATGGAAGTCTTCGTGGTCGGCAAGCAGTGGATGTGGAAACTGCAGCACTTGGAAGGCAAGCGGGAAATCAACGAGCTCCACGTTCCGGTCGGCCAGCCGATCAAGTTGACGATGACTTCGGAAGATGTGATTCACAGCTTTTACGTGCCAGCCTTCCGGATCAAGCAAGACGCCATTCCGGGACGCTACACAACTGCCTGGTTCGAGCCCACCAAAGTGGGAACGTATCATCTGTTTTGCGCGGAATATTGCGGAACCGAGCACGCCAAGATGATTGGCCGCATCGTGGTCATGGAGCCGGCCGAGTACCAAGCATGGCTCGCGGGCACAGCCACCACGGCGGTGGCGGCGGTACCGGCGGCGAAGCCGGAAGACCAGCAAGCTGCGATGGCGGCGGCTGGTGCCGAGCTGTTCCAGAAGCTCGGCTGCGTGAGTTGCCACCGGGCGCAGGCGGGAGCGTTGGGCCCTTCGCTGGCAGGCCTGTTCGGGCACAACGTTGCGCTTCAGGATGGCAGCACCGTGGTGGCCGATGAAGACTACATTCGCGAGTCTATCTTGAATCCCCAGGCAAAAATCGTGGCTGGGTACCAGCCGATCATGCCCACATTCAAAGGGCTGGTGAACGAAGAGCAGTTGATGCAACTCATCGCGTACATCAAAACTGGCAAGGCGGGAACGGAAACGCAGTGA
- a CDS encoding electron transporter SenC, translated as MNAKRLVLLLVVFALAQRAGAVRLPSSTGESTGTTPVLERVDFEQRLGTPVPLDAVFRDETGQPVRLGDYFQSKPVILTLSYYECPMLCTLVLNGLTSALRALRFDLGKEFVAVNVSFNPRESHELAAAKKATYLKEYRRPGAEAGWHFLTGDEDAIRRLTEAVGFRYAWDERNQQYAHATGLVVLTPTGRIARYFYGVEFSPRDLRFALIEAAEGKIGSPVDKLLLYCFHYDPATGRYSALALNSVRVGGALTLVALVTFIVVMLRRERRMGGRSGHSWAQGGAAP; from the coding sequence ATGAACGCGAAGAGGCTCGTCTTGTTGCTGGTTGTCTTTGCCCTTGCGCAGCGGGCCGGCGCCGTGCGCTTGCCGTCGTCTACCGGCGAAAGCACCGGCACGACGCCGGTTCTCGAGCGAGTGGACTTCGAGCAGCGGCTGGGTACGCCAGTGCCGTTGGATGCGGTGTTTCGAGATGAAACCGGGCAGCCCGTTCGCTTGGGCGACTACTTCCAGAGCAAGCCCGTCATCCTCACGCTTTCCTACTACGAGTGTCCGATGCTGTGCACTCTCGTGCTCAACGGCTTGACGAGCGCGTTGCGTGCGTTGCGCTTCGACCTGGGCAAGGAATTTGTCGCCGTGAACGTCTCGTTCAACCCCCGGGAGTCGCACGAGTTGGCGGCCGCCAAAAAAGCCACGTACTTGAAGGAGTACCGGCGGCCGGGTGCGGAAGCCGGCTGGCATTTCCTGACCGGCGACGAGGACGCCATTCGGCGGCTCACCGAGGCTGTTGGGTTCCGGTATGCGTGGGACGAACGAAACCAGCAGTACGCGCATGCGACGGGCTTGGTGGTTCTGACTCCGACCGGGCGAATTGCGCGCTACTTTTACGGAGTGGAATTTTCGCCGCGCGATTTGCGCTTCGCGCTGATCGAAGCGGCGGAGGGCAAAATCGGTTCGCCCGTGGACAAGCTTCTTCTGTACTGTTTCCACTACGACCCAGCCACCGGCCGGTACAGTGCACTGGCTTTGAACTCCGTACGGGTCGGTGGTGCGCTGACTCTGGTGGCGTTAGTGACATTCATTGTGGTCATGCTGCGCCGCGAGCGGCGCATGGGTGGAAGGAGTGGGCACTCGTGGGCCCAAGGTGGGGCCGCCCCTTGA